GTGGGCGTGTGCACCACCACCTCGTCGCCCTCCTCCTTCTTGAGCAAGGCCCGGGCCATGGGCGAGTCGATGGAGATGTAGTCGTTGCGCCCGTGGATCTCGTCATAGCCGACGATGCGAAAACGCAGTTGCTCGCCGTCATCGTTCTCGATTTCCACCCAGGCACCGAAGAACACCTTGCCTTCCTGCTGGGGCGAGTACTCGACGACCTTGACGTCTTCCAGGCGCTTGCGCAGGTAGCGCACGCGGCGGTCGATCTCGCGCAGCAGCTTCTTGTTGTACTGGTAGTCGGCGTTCTCGCTGCGATCGCCCAGCGAGGCCGCCCAGGTGACCTTCTGGGTGATCTCCGGGCGATAGACCCGCCACAGGTGATCAAGCTCCTGCTTCAGCGCTGCATGGCCTTCGATGGTGATGATGTTGGTGCTCAACGACTGTCTCCTCAGTGCATCCGCGGCGGGACGACAGGCGCCCACCGGGAGACCGAGCTTAGCGAAAAACGGCTGGACGCGACACGCCGCTCAACGGCGGGTAATCAGGCCCTGGCGGGCAATGCGGGTGAGCTGGCCGATAACCTCGGCGGCCACTTCGGCCTCAGGCGCCTGAATCACGGCCAGGTCGAAGCGGTCGTTGCCGTACTGGTCGAGCTGTTCACAGCTGTCGGAGAACTGGATAAGGAAGGCACAGGCCTGGCCCTTGCGTCGGGAAAAGCCATCGAGATTGCGCAAAAGCGTGGGTTGATGCTGGCCGCCGAGCAGGATGCGCGGGGTACGGGAAGCCTGGTTCTTGGCCAGGGGGGTCAAGCAGACACTGGTACGTGGGCAACTCATGGAGTCTCTCTCCGCCTCGCTGTTCCCGCTGGGCAGCGGTGGGAGGCGTCACCGAACCAGCGCTTTAGCGGTATTTCGGATGACCCGTCGGGGCCTCTCCTGCGCCCCGCAAGTAGCTGTTTAAATCGGCGCAATCGGTATGCTAGAGGCTGACGCTTGAAGTTACAAGCGCTTGTGCAAAAGCAATCGCGGGGCCAGCCCACTCCCACACGCTTCGTGGGATTGGCCTGGCCCCGCGATTGCCGATCAGCGTGCGATCAGACGGTCCAGCGACAGCCGGCCCGCGCCCTCGATCAGCACCGCCACGGTACCGGCCATCAGCGCCAGGGCGAACTCATAACCGTTGTTGGACATG
This window of the Pseudomonas mosselii genome carries:
- the greB gene encoding transcription elongation factor GreB, translated to MSTNIITIEGHAALKQELDHLWRVYRPEITQKVTWAASLGDRSENADYQYNKKLLREIDRRVRYLRKRLEDVKVVEYSPQQEGKVFFGAWVEIENDDGEQLRFRIVGYDEIHGRNDYISIDSPMARALLKKEEGDEVVVHTPTGEATWYVNSIRYNL